The following proteins come from a genomic window of Candidatus Methylarchaceae archaeon HK02M2:
- a CDS encoding FAD synthase → MQEMSATSKQLLIKIFSNSLLRVKNTVETLSQNLHLTEDYLGDLCGSMKRDGLISELDGIFRLTDLGRSKIKVVFTGGVYDIIHPGHIFALSSAKKLGDVLVVVVARDKNVEKNKGHSPLNNETQRLELVQALKFVDAAILGSERDLFETVMKVMPDIIALGYDQKHDENELEREAKKRGLSLKFFRLRTKMPDIKSSKIIEDRKDIIEDF, encoded by the coding sequence ATGCAAGAGATGTCTGCAACATCTAAGCAACTACTCATAAAGATATTTTCGAACTCACTCCTGAGGGTAAAAAATACTGTAGAGACACTATCTCAAAATCTTCACTTGACAGAGGACTATTTAGGGGATTTATGTGGTTCTATGAAAAGAGATGGTCTGATTTCAGAATTGGATGGGATATTCAGACTTACTGATTTGGGAAGATCGAAGATCAAAGTAGTATTTACAGGAGGAGTTTACGACATAATACATCCAGGCCATATATTCGCTTTATCTTCTGCAAAGAAGCTCGGTGATGTTCTGGTTGTTGTTGTGGCAAGGGATAAAAATGTTGAAAAAAATAAGGGGCATAGTCCTTTAAATAATGAGACCCAGAGGCTAGAACTAGTTCAAGCATTAAAATTTGTAGATGCTGCCATACTTGGAAGTGAACGGGATTTATTCGAAACCGTTATGAAGGTAATGCCAGACATAATTGCATTGGGTTACGATCAGAAGCATGATGAGAATGAACTTGAAAGAGAAGCGAAAAAGCGAGGGTTATCTTTAAAGTTCTTCCGGCTTAGAACGAAGATGCCAGATATCAAGTCTTCAAAGATAATAGAAGATAGAAAGGATATTATCGAGGACTTTTAG